TCCCAAACCATATGCCAGCTCCTCACCTTCCATCAtttccaccccaaaaaccacagcTTTGGAGCTGGAGATGGTGATGCAGTGCAGCAAGGCCTCCAAGCGCAGGTGGGAATTCACGAGGGCCGTCTCCACCCCGATCTTGGCCAggcccagccacagccccacgTACTGATTGCGGGACTCCATGAAAAGTGCCACCACGTCACCCGAGCGGAAGCCTTGGCTGTAGAAGAAATTGGCCACCTGGTTGGAGTACTCGTCCAGCTGACGGAAGGTCCAGCTCTCGCCTGTGCCTTGGAAGATCAGTGCTGTCTTCTCTGGATACTTCCTCGCCGTCTTCTGGAAGATCTTGGCAATTGTGTTCTTCTCCCTCACGTGCCTCCATACCTGCCACTTCACCCTCAACAGAACCAGCCCCGTGCTGCCAAAGGAAGGGGAGCAAGAGGGCAGCTGCTCAGTGACCCCTGCAAAACCACttcctgcagcaaagccagcacagcacaaggacCTTCTGAGGAGCTGCAACAGCCCAGCACCTACACCAGACCCCACTCTaggtcagcagcagctctgcgTGCTCCCCTAAGCAGTGTGCACACAGGCAGAACACACCTCCAAAGGCGCTCATAGCCAGGGACTGATGGAGGCCAGGGAGAGAAGTGTTTTGGAGGTCTGCAGACAGGGATGATCCCAATCAAAGGGGCAATTTTGAGCTTCAGGTGCTCTCCAAGAGGTACCACCACTCCCTCCCCCACAAATCCTTGCCAGGAGCTGGCGTAGCCTGATACCAACCCAGAATGAACCTTGCACAGGGGCCTGGTGCTACGCCAGCAGCTTTAGGGACAGGATGAAATACAAGGACAGTCAATAGACTTTGAGCTCAGCTGAAATCTATCCTTCTTGGGAAAAGTTTGCCCGAGAGTTTGGAGTCACCCGGACTTGGCAGAGGGAGATCTCCTTCCAGCCAGGCCAGGTGCCAGCAGAAACCCAGGCTGTGCAAGGAGTCAgggcagtgctcacacacacacatacaccaaggcagagcagagggctAGAGGTGGATTGTTGGGCCATCCCAGCCTGGACACCTACCTGACGTCCCTTGGTACTGTCTTGAGGAATACAAGGAAGAAGTCCCATCCACCAGATGCCAGGTAGAAGATGAAGAGAGCAGGGATGGCCTGGACCCAGGACAGTCCCAGAGTGACCCTgaagaacagcagcacagctgcaaaagcagccAAACGCAGCATCGTggcctgcagggagagagaaacCACGGCCATCAACCCACGCACATTGGACCTGATGACAACAATCCCATGGGCGTGGGATGCTTGAGCAGCCCCCAGTTTCCTGGATGAGGTCCCTGAGTCATCAGTCCTCCTGGCAGTGAGGATGTAACCCAGCAGCCCAAAGCTCCGAGAGATGTAACTTTATCTGACCTTGGAGATGGCCTCCAATTGAGCCATCAGCACAGCATTGGTGGTGCAAGCCCAGAGCCTGGCCATTCCCACCTGGAGAGCCACATCCTGCACACCAGCCAGGGGTCTGGCCACACCCCAGCAACATGAGATGCAGGATAAAGTCACTTCCACGGATGTGCGAGCAGAGTCATGGCAGGAGACCTTGTACAGGTGATTGGAAGCCTCCACTCCAGAATCCCTCCATCCTCAAAATGCAGAGTCTCCCAGGCCCCAAGCATGAGCTTTCCTGCATGCCTGGCTCCAGGACAGCCATCACAGCTGTTGGAAGAGCACAGCTTCATGTGCTCCATGACCCAGCTCAGACAGGATCAGGGACAGGAAACTCGgttctctgagctctgctggtgtTTGCAAACCCTCATGATGGCGGGCAGTTTCCTAGCCTGGCTAGGCTGGAGACACTGCCAGAACAGGGCAGAGATGAGGCCAGGCTGAAGTGGGCACAACaagggctgtcactgctgccaggagTGCCCAGGCAcctgtcccattccctggggataGTGACTCCATCTCTGGTACTTGTCCCTCCAAAACAGTATCTCTGTCCCCATCCTAGACACATCCTAGAAGTGGCTCTGAGACTCAGAGACAGTGATCCAGCAATGGCTCTTTTCAGGCAACAGCAttgggaggaagaaaatgagagagatgTGAACCTCACAGTTCCTAGATAAAACTGGCCCTTCCTGGCATGGACACAGGCCAAAGAGGAAGGAAACACTTGCATCATTTCCCTCCTGAAGATTGATTCACTGCTCTGAAGCTGGAAGCCCTGCATGGTCTCTTCTACAACTGGTGGGGCTGGGTGCCACACTTGTggctttccctctgctctgtgcagtcCCCAGGATCCAAGAAGCTTCTGTGGATTTGATATCAGAtgctggcagggtgggagcccaggcagtgccacatgGTTACTGTGCCCTGACACATCTCATTCTTTGGCTGTCCCACCTCTGAGTcgtgccaccagcagcaggctAGGATGGATCAGAGCACAAGATCCCACTCCCGGGTGGACACCCGGAGACATTTTCTCACCGATAGCTCTTACCCTGAGATTCCCAATTGTGCCAGTGACCTCTGAACACTCTCCACCAAACACCTACCTCCCAGACATGACGTCCCACAACACAGTCCCTCTGCCTTTTGGCAGGGCAGGACTCACCATGTTTTTGCCTGGGAGCCTCTCTCTGCACTTAAACAGGACAACTTTTAGATCACCACCACACTACTGTGCCTCAGCCAGGACCAGGGCCCTCGTTACAGCCTCACAGCAGCCAGATGTGGAGAGACAGCAGTGGGGGAGCCCCACTCTGTGTGGGCAGCAAAGTGCTTAATCTCCCGCTTGAAGGCAAGGCAGGCTCAGGCAAGCCCCTGTTATCCTCTGCTCGCATCTCCACCTCACTCCGGCATCCCGGTGCCTCCTGCGGAGATAACCGAGGAGAGATTCCCGAGATTCCCGAGAGATACCCGGTGTGCCGCTGCCAGAGACCTCCAGCCCCGAGTTACAGATTCAGGTCTTGTTCAGCTACATCAGCGCAGGGAAAACGAAGCCCTGCCTGTAGCTCACAGCCAGCAGGCACCGAGGCAAAGCGCGGGGATCCACCGGGGGAGCACCGAGCCCGAGGAGGGCCCGGGGAGCAGATCACAGCGAGCACAAGGGGCAGGAGGTCGGGCTGTGAGAAGCCCCAGCGCTAATGGCACCTGGGTGGCACCTGTCCCGcacctgccctgggcagggaccccagtctcaccctgcccagccGGGAGGCCGAGCAGCGCTGCCCCGGCCCCGTGACACGAGGCGGAAAGGCGAGAGGGCCGCGCGCCGGGATGCAGCCGGGCCCCGCCACCCAACCCCGGCCAGGCCGCGGAACCGCCCGGGCACAGCCGCTCCCGGCGGGGCGAGGGCCGCGGCGCGCTCCGGGGGACACCGGGCCGCTGAGGGACCCCGGCGCTTGCAGAGTGCCCCACGAGGAGCCCcggtcccggggggggggggggggggggggggggggggggggggggggggggggggggggggggggggggggggggggggggggggggggggggggggggggggggggggggggggggggggggggggggggggggggggggggggggggggggggggggggggggggggggggggggggggggggggggggggggggggggggggggggggggggggggggggggggggggggggggggggggggggggggggggggggggggggggggggggggggggggggggggggggggggggggggggggggggggggggggggggggggggggggggggggggggggggggggggggggggggggggggggggggggggggggggggggggggggggggggggggggggggggggggggggggggggggggggggggggggggggggggggggggggggggggggggggggggggggggggggggggggggggggggggggggggggggggggggggggggggggggggggggggggggggggggggggggggggggggggggggggggggggggggggggggggggggggggggggggggggggggggggggggggggggggggggggggggggggggggggggggggggggggggggggggggggggggggggggggggggggggggggggggggggggggggggggggggggggggggggggggggggggggggggggggggggggggggggggggggggggggggggggggggggggggggggggggggggggggggggggggggggggggggggggggggggggggggggggggggggggggggggggggggggggggggggggggggggggggggggggggggggggggggggggggggggggggggggggggggggggggggggggggggggggggggggggggggggggggggggggggggggggggggggggggggggggggggggggggggggggggggggggggggggggggggggggggggggggggggggggggggggggggggggggggggggggggggggggggggggggggggggggggggggggggggggggggggggggggggggggggggggggggggggggggggggggggggggggggggggggggggggggggggggggggggggggggggggggggggggggggggggggggggggggggggggggggggggggggggggggggggggggggggggggggggggggggggggggggggggggggggggggggggggggggggggggggggggggggggggggggggggggggggggggggggggggggggggggggggggggggggggggggggggggggggggggggggggggggggggggggggggggggggggggggggggggggggggggggggggggggggggggggggggggggggggggggggggggggggggggggcgccgcggCCGCATCGGGCCGGGGGTCCCGCGGCCGCCGCGCAGGGTCCGCCCGCCTCCGGGAGAGCGCGGATCCCGTTTTGGGAGCGGGGCCAGGGGCGGCCCGGGCAGCGGGGAAGAACCCGGCCCTACCCGGGAGCGTAGCCGGGCATCCGTCCCATCGTTTCAGGCATTACTGCTACCGCGTCCCAGCACGGGCATGGTGGAGCTGCCCCTTGCCCACAGCGAATATATTCTCtccaaaaaaagctttttcacgTGGCTGGTGTCTGCCCTCCCCGAATCACCCTCCACTCCCTCTGCCGCCTTCTTTCCGCAGGCTCCCCAAGCGatggctgcaggaacaggagccACAGAGGCTGTTACATGATCCGGCTGAGCAGATGCCGTTTAAAATTACACGATGTGCCATTTCTGTAGCGCTGGCACCAGCCCACTGAGTCATACGTGGCTGCACGAAGGCGGCACCACCAACACTGACAGCCCAGAGACTTCGCGGCCTCGTTAAATAacccaaaatgcagcaaaacccTCTCTCAAAGCCAGGATTCCCTACGTTTCCTTGACTGCCGCTCACAGTTCCTGGAAGCAAATCTTTGCTGCCCTTTGGTTTATCCACCCCAAGGCTCTGACATTTCTGGGTCATTTTAGAGGCGAATGTTTCTTTCATCTCGACCACTGCACTAGGACAACCCCCACACTGTGTGTTTTACTGGCAGCTAAAGGATGTATTTATATGCTGTCTTTTAATATCTGTTTGAGATAATTCTGGGGGCCAAGGGAGGATTTGGAGAAAAACCCAAAGTCTGGCTCGTGGAGTGGCTGATGCAGGGAGAAGTTAGAAAAAGGGACTCTGACAGGCAGGAAGAAAACCTGCTGGATCCAAAAGGGGTGAGGTTTCACATCAGATCTCCAGCTCAGGAGGGGAGGTGAGGCTGAAGGACAGGGGTAATGAACTACAAGTCCCAGTGTGGATTTTATTAAACAAGGAGGAATTCCAACAGCAAACACACATGAACAAAGAGCCTCTGGCCTCGTGGCTCTTTGCCATCACATCCAGCAACTCTGCTCCCTGGCTACTGCCAGTCTGGAGCACAGTTTAATTAACCCAGACAGCAATCAGCTCCCAGACACAGCACCAGCATCCGCTGTTTCTGCACTCACTGGATTCAATCCCATAATCCCAACTGTGTCATTCTGTTGCCCAAGGATGGCATGATTCCTACTGAACAGCCAGCACAATAACATGGATTTCATCATTTTTGATGGGGAGGAACTTCAGGGAGACACAGCAAACTGGGATCGGCTCTCAAAACAGCCAATCCAGGAGGGAAAATACCCAAAGGtgtttccctgcctgccccgTGGGCACACAATCACACATTGCCTGGTCTCTAAGGCAGGAATGAGAAACATCCAATATGACCCAACAGTGAGGCACCAATACCAGATGGGATTTCACCACTGCACACACCAAACCTGCCCCCTGCGCTTCTCCGGAAATCATGGGTTTagctccagcccagggcagccccaagACTTGAAGCCTCGATCTTCCCAGGATGGGAAGGGTGGGAGGAAGGATTTacctgcacagccccagagctgcagaaggcCAAGGCATCAGTTTGCTGCAGTGtgctccctccccatcccagcatttGGGAGCATCAATACcagaatgctgctgctgggagaccTGAGCAGCCAGACCAGCTGGCAAAGGCACATCTGACCTTGACATCCCACAACCAAAAtcacaaacagcaaaataatgtCGAGTTTTTtgtcacagcacagggaggtgcCAGTTGCCCCTACCAACAGGTTGGTGCCAGCTCTTGGCAGGAGAAAACAGAGCCCTCGGGTCCGGGGTGGCAGAGCATGGCCACGCCATACTcccgggcagggcaggaggatggACGATGTGGGGTGCAGCTGCCAAGGGATCCCCTGGGCCCTTCCCAAGGTGAGCTCTCACACTCGGACAGCCGGGGGAGGGAAGATGCCGAGCTCCTCCCGCAGGGACTCCACTGGCTGCTCCCAGCGCTGCTCGTAGTAGACGTTCAGGACACAGCTGGCGTTGAGCCCGCTCCGAATTGCCCAGGGAACCAACTCGGTGGCCAGGACCTGCAGCTTTCTGGAACAAACCACACAGGTGGTGGCAGTTTTGATATAcacattttgttattttccttcacCAAGTCACCACTGTAGGTTGATGCCAAGCCCATACGTCCCATGTGTCCCTCTAACTTTCTGGCATCCCATCTGCTTAACTCacaggggaaactgaggcatagAAGAGCATGGTGTGCCAGGAAGGTTACCTGCACAAAGCCAAGGCCAGAACTAAGGTTCTGCAACTGCTGGGCCACCAAAAcagatgtgctggagcagggaacagctgcCAGTGTGGTGAGAGTCCTGCTGGCCCTCAACACACATCCAAGGCCTGGCaatgctcctgcctggcacaggggagcTGGTGTTGAATGCAGATTAAGCATCAGGTTCTGCTTCAGTGACGAGGCAAAGATGTCACCGCTTCTTTGGCATGTGAGGACAGCAGTAGGCTCATGGAGGAGCCTGTGACTGAATCTGTGACTGACTCCCCCCTGCAAACCAGCAGTGTGCCCTTTGtccccagggaaagcagcacacaGGCAGGGTGCAGCCAGGGCACAGACTGGGACCTACCGTGTGCTGAGCCGGACAGGGCCAAACGCTGCTCCCAGGACACACATGGGCAGCCCCGTCTGGACGGCTTCAAACCACTTCACCACCACCTCacctgggagggagcagggaggttgtgagcaggcagagcaccTGGATCAAGGGCCAGCCAGTGtggctcctgcccttcccaagaTTGGCTACTTGGGAATGCTTCCTACACCTGGCCACGGCCCCATCCTCTGCCAGGATGGGCCTTGTCATACACCACTCACCCACCCCAGAGGGATGCATCCCACAAGCCCTGGGAGCTTGGGGAACACGTCCCAGGCAGTCCAactccctgcagcccacagcaATGCAGTGCCAAGGCCTGATGCTCTGTGTGGCTCTCTggtctcccagcacagcccttttACAAAACTGTCTGGACTCAGGCAAAGCCTGCATAGGAGACCAGTCATGCTGGTTCCCTTGCACAAATGCAAGGCTGCACTTGGGACTTGCTATTGAGTCAGACAAAAATGAGGGCAAAGGACACAGAGACATGCAGATAAGGAGCAACCAGGAATTCCCTTCTGTCTTCACACAGAGCTTGCAAAACATCCCTCCCTCCATGccaccctccctgccaggcagaAACCAACCATCCAgtggctgcctgtgcccagggcttgggcagagcatctcccagcaggGAAAACGTGACATCTCATGGCCTCTCAGTCACCACAGAGCCAGTGATGTAGGACAGTGATGATGCAAAATCCTCAAATCAGGGTGTCCAGCTGGCCCAGCCTGCTCCATTTCTGGGAGGCAGATGAGCACAGTCGGTGGATTTGGCAAtgcagctccctgagcctgctgctgctcacccagcaTGTTGGTTGGCATGCCCAGGAGGGTGTGCATCAGGTCATGGACTTCCCGGTACCGCTGGATCACATATGCCAGCTCTTCATCATCAACAAACTTGGGCGGCATCCGTGTGTCTGGAGAAACCTTCTGCAAGTCCAAAGAGGCCAAACTCAACTCTGTGGCTCCAGTCTCacctgtgctcccagcacagggatcaGCCACAGGAATTTGCACCCGTGAAACCCCACACTCACGTTGTCCTCCAGGAAGCGGACGTACTCCCTGCCCAGCGAGCCCTCCggcagcccctgcagcctggccatgTCCAGCGTGGAGAGATGGATGCGAGGCCGCTCCCTGGAAGTAAAACACAGCTCAGTGACACTCCCAGTGAAATCCACAGCAGCAGgtcctggagaaaaggagcccTGAGAAACCCCCAGCCTTGCCTCTGCCCATCCTTGCTATTTTCTCTACGTAGATCCTAACAgctcactgcagggacagcactgtcTGCACTTCTGTGGTGGAGGCTGGGTCACAAATTACTTAAAGAATCTACCTGAAGCCTTGGCAATAAAAGGGCCTTTATCTTGTGCACTTGTAACAACTCTGGTGGGAAAAACACTGGTGTCCTCTGCACTAaaatgctgctggctgtgtgggCTGCCAGtcaggcacagcccccagcaacagccagccctgcagagcagagaaatttAGTGCCCCAACAAAGCAGCCAGAGCTTCAAAGGAGCAACcccagaaaaggagaaggaatttgTTCTAAATACAGATTTAATTTCAATCCTGCTCAGGCTTTCACCACCAGCCACATGGCAGCCACACAGGGAAAGGTCTCCTCTACAGGTTGTTGGCAAACAGGTGCCTCACAGCCTTGAAAGTAAACAAAAGcccttttatttccatttacaGGGTAAACTCTTCCCATGACAAAAGCCCTGCAGTggatccaggagctgctcagctcctAGAGTGGAGGTGCCAGGGAGATAAGCAGCACTGGCATCGGTTTTATACTGGCTGCAGATATTTCCTTGTGTATTTGTTATTAGAGGGATCTCAGCAGCTTGGgggataaaaacaaaaagacctGTGTGCCTAATTCAGACCCCTACAAATCTCTGCAATACCACAGGGCAAGG
This sequence is a window from Ficedula albicollis isolate OC2 chromosome 17, FicAlb1.5, whole genome shotgun sequence. Protein-coding genes within it:
- the COQ4 gene encoding ubiquinone biosynthesis protein COQ4 homolog, mitochondrial, with the translated sequence MEGWHQLYPGHIPTSPLQKALLAAGSAVMALYDPYRHDMVAVLGETTGCLALPNLRDKMKNHPEGHRILQERPRIHLSTLDMARLQGLPEGSLGREYVRFLEDNKVSPDTRMPPKFVDDEELAYVIQRYREVHDLMHTLLGMPTNMLGEVVVKWFEAVQTGLPMCVLGAAFGPVRLSTRKLQVLATELVPWAIRSGLNASCVLNVYYEQRWEQPVESLREELGIFPPPAVRV